Proteins encoded in a region of the Acidobacteriota bacterium genome:
- a CDS encoding dihydroorotase gives MTAAKKVPASPTLLIRGGRVVDPANKIDAEMDILVRDGKVAEIYPRGKGKGGDETFDARGLMVAPGFIDLHVHLREPGQSHKESIATGTQAAAAGGFTSVCTMPNTHPVNDSPETTAWIRDPQRGAVVNVFPVAAATLGSQGEKLTDFRALQRAGAVAVSDDGRPIFEDQIMRDALRAAAQAGIPVIQHAEDTRLTKDCPMNDGPAAFKLGLRGWRNEAEWAIVERDCELARSTGAQLHVAHISTSGSLKAVRKGKKNRAKVTCEITPHHFTLVDANIGDYDTNFKMNPPLRTGADREALLVGLADGSIDAIASDHAPHAVHEKEVEFERAAFGITGLETAFGLAILKLHRERRIPMVRIVELFSTNPARIIGLKGRGTLAKGSIADVTIFDPQKRWTFEAARSLSRSKNTPFNGWQLVGKAVATIVGGKFVYRSV, from the coding sequence ATGACCGCCGCGAAGAAAGTTCCCGCGTCCCCCACGCTGCTCATCCGGGGTGGACGCGTCGTCGATCCCGCCAACAAGATCGACGCCGAGATGGATATCCTCGTGCGCGATGGCAAGGTCGCCGAGATCTATCCGCGGGGCAAGGGCAAGGGCGGCGACGAGACCTTCGACGCGCGCGGCTTGATGGTCGCGCCCGGATTCATCGACCTGCACGTCCATCTGCGCGAGCCCGGCCAATCGCACAAGGAATCCATCGCCACCGGCACGCAGGCTGCCGCGGCGGGCGGATTCACCTCCGTCTGCACCATGCCGAACACGCATCCGGTGAACGACTCCCCGGAGACGACGGCCTGGATCCGCGACCCGCAGCGTGGCGCCGTAGTCAACGTTTTCCCCGTCGCCGCGGCGACGCTCGGCTCGCAAGGCGAAAAGCTCACCGACTTCCGCGCGCTGCAACGCGCCGGCGCAGTCGCCGTTTCCGATGACGGACGCCCCATCTTCGAGGACCAGATCATGCGTGACGCCCTGCGCGCCGCCGCGCAGGCCGGCATCCCCGTCATCCAGCACGCCGAAGACACACGCCTGACCAAAGATTGTCCGATGAACGATGGTCCCGCCGCGTTCAAGCTTGGCCTCCGCGGCTGGCGCAACGAAGCCGAGTGGGCCATCGTGGAGCGCGATTGCGAACTCGCGCGCTCCACCGGCGCGCAGCTGCACGTGGCGCACATCTCGACTTCCGGTTCGCTCAAGGCCGTCCGCAAAGGCAAGAAGAACCGCGCCAAGGTGACGTGCGAGATCACGCCGCACCACTTCACCCTGGTGGACGCCAACATCGGCGACTACGACACCAACTTCAAGATGAATCCGCCGTTGCGCACCGGCGCCGACCGCGAAGCGCTGCTGGTCGGGCTCGCCGACGGCTCCATCGACGCCATCGCCAGCGACCACGCGCCGCACGCCGTCCACGAGAAGGAGGTCGAGTTCGAGCGCGCCGCGTTTGGCATCACCGGCCTCGAGACGGCCTTTGGCCTCGCCATCCTCAAGCTGCATCGCGAGCGCAGGATCCCTATGGTGCGCATCGTCGAACTGTTTTCCACCAATCCGGCGAGGATCATCGGACTCAAAGGCCGCGGGACGCTGGCCAAAGGTTCCATCGCGGACGTCACCATCTTCGATCCGCAGAAGCGCTGGACGTTCGAGGCGGCGAGGTCGCTCTCCCGCTCGAAGAACACGCCCTTCAACGGATGGCAACTGGTCGGTAAGGCGGTCGCGACCATCGTGGGCGGAAAATTCGTCTACCGCTCCGTTTAG